GATACGAAGAACGTGGCCGAAAAGAGTATTTGTAAGGGCAGCGTCTCGGTCAGAGCATGTTGTGAAAAGCGGCTCTCGCTGACCATCAAGCCGGCGAGAAAGGCACCGAGCGAAAGACTGACACCGGCGAGGCTTGTGAGGTAAGCCGTGCCGAAACAGATCGCAATAACGGTAAGAAGAAATAGTTCGGGCGAGCATGTCATCGCGACGGCTTCGAGGATCTTGGGCATTACACGTCGTGTGATCACCAATACGGCGGCGATTATCAACCCGGCCGTCGCAAGTGCAATACCGATGTCACCCAATCCGCCGCCCTCGCTGCCCGCGAGGATAGGCACAAGCAGCACCATGACCACGATCGCAAGATCCTGGAAAATAAGCAGGCCGAGGGATACTTGCCCGGGTTCGGAATTCGTCTCGCCATTGTCGGCAAGAAGCTTGAGAACGATCGCCGTCGAGCTCAGGGCGACCAGCATTCCGGTGAATATGCCTGCCTTCCAATCGACACCGAATGCTGAGAGGACGAACGCGGTCGCAGCTACTGAGAATCCGACCTGCATCATACCACCGCCAAAGATCAATCGCTGTATCTTTGCCAGCTTTTCAAGACTGAATTCGATGCCGATCGTGAAAAGAAGCAGGATAACGCCGATCTCGGCGGTCGCGTCGACAAGCGCCTGGTCCTTGACGATCGCAAGGGCATTCGGGCCGATCAGCACGCCAGCCAGGAGAAATCCTACTATGGGAACGAGCTTTAACCGAAAGCATATGTACGCAATAAGCGCACCGGCGACGATCAAAGCGACCGACTCGGTCAGGAATTGGGGAACGGCACCGGCGGCGAGAAAATATGGCATTGATAGACTATGCATTCATTTTTGAGGCCGCGATCAGATTATTCTTAAACGCCTATGCGACCAAATTTTACCATTTTAAAACGGGGACCGGGTTGAAGGGATGGTGCAATACCCATGAGCACGCGGTCCTAAGCAAACCGACGTGAAAGCCCGTATTCGGAAATCGCGTTCTCACATCCCTCACAAAAACTGGGTCGAGCCCGAACCTGATAACTCCCAACGAGATATCAACAAGATCGGCCCTCCGCAACGCCTCGGTGAGGGCATCTCCTCGATGACGCCGAAGTTTGTGATGCTCGCCGATCATAAGCGATATCTGATCGGACCAATCGGGTTTGTGAATCTGCTCAAGATATTCACGGGCGAGTGCGATCGACGGCCGGAGATAATCGAACGTACCGTCGTTCCATATGCCGAGGTCGTGAAAGCACCCGGCAATGATGACCTTTTCTTCCTCAGCCGGTGAAAGGTCTCCGAAAGCAAGGCCGAAGTTGACCATCCGATAAACGTGGTTCTTGTAGCTGGTAAGGTTCAAAGAAAGAACAGCTTCCCGTTCGCCGAGTACGTCCTCAACAATCGGAAGCCGTTCTCTCAACTTTGCACTCATGCTGTGGCTGCATTCTCTGCCGGGATGCGTTCGTCAAGCCAGGCCAAAATGTCGGCCATCACTTTTTCTTTATCTAGGTCGGCCAGAAGGTCGTGGTAGTGGCCTTCGTAAAGCCTGAGCGTCTTATCCTTCGAGCCCGCGTTGTCGAAGAAATATTGGCTGCCGGCCGACCGCGTCGCTTTATCATCGGTGCCATGGATGATGAATACCGGAACGCGGAAGTTCGGCATATGCTCTTTCAGAGCTTCGGCCGCAAGCAGCATAACCCGAGCGGTTTCGGCTGGCTGTGATTCCTTATGAATTAGCGGATCGTTGTTCATCCGCTCCACATGCTCCGGATCACGCGAAAAATCGGCGTTGTTCAACGAGAACACGTGGAGATGCGGGACTATCTTCGCTATGCCTTCCAAAGCAAGCTGCACCAGATGAGGCAATCCGACATCGAACGCGAAACTGTGACAGACCAACCCGCCAATCGTATCCTGATGCTCGTAAACATATGACGTCGCGATCACGCCGCCTGCGCTATGTCCGAGCAGATAGACCGGCAGTCCAGGATTCTCGGTTCGAGCAATGTTTACTAGCTTACCAACATCTCCAAGGTAATCAGTAAATTCCTCGACATAGAAGCGTTCACCTTCCGATTGGCCGCGTCCGCGAAGGTCAAGCGCATAGCATGCAATGCCCGCGGCCGCCAATTGCTCTGCCGGCCAGGTCATATAGCCGCTATGAGCATTGAAACCGTGGATCAGGACCATAACGGCTCGAGGCGAACTCTCGGGCTTCCACGTTCGGTTAAAGATCTTCAGTCCGCCTACGCCTTCAAATGACGATTCGTTCATGAGTCGTTCTCCTTTTCGATCGTTTATTTATGTACTGACCGGTAAATATATTGCCGCCAGCTGCGCAATGTCAAGACTGTTGTGCTATTTTTCATTAGCCCACAATATCACTAAAGATGAAACGCGGTCGTCCCAGAATGTTCGATCTAGATCAAGCGATCCAAAAGGCAATGATGCTCTTTTGGCGCAAGGGTTTTCACGGAACCACGATCCCCGATCTGACCGCCGAACTTGGTATCAATCGCCCGAGCCTTTATGTTGCATTTGGTGATAAGGAAAACCTTTTTCGTCTTGCGCTCGACCGATACAGGCGTGATCCGGCGTCGTATGTAAATCGAGCTCTTGCAAAGCCCACTGCCCGTGAAGCGTTTGAAGGCTTGCTGTATGGTGTGATCGATCTACTTACAGACAAGAATAATCCCGGCGGATGCCTTTTCGTATGTGGTGCTATGGCGGGTGGCGAAGCTTCCAGGCCCCTTCTTGATGAAATGAAAAAGCGTCGCCGCGACGGCGAAGCTGATATTCGCGAGCGGTTTGAAAGAGCGATCGAAGAAGGCGATCTCCCGAGCTCCGCAAATGCGAAAGCGCTTGCCAAATTTGCTACAACGCAAATGTGGGGACTTTCGGTACAAAGCAGCACAGGAAGCACAAGAAAGGAACTACTGGCCGCTGCCGAACTCGCGATAAAAGCATTCCCCGCGAAATAAGTATGCAGCAATCGAGAAGCTTACGCATCAGCCCCCTGTATTATGTGCTCATCGCTGTCTTTCTTTGGAGCACCGGTGGACTATTTATCAAGCTGACGACGCTCGACGCCTATCAGGTCACGTTTTTTCGTTCGCTTTTTGCGGCGCTGACCGTAATCGCCATAACGCGGAAAGACGGCCTGAAGATCGACGCTTTTGGAGTTTTCACATCGATCATTTATGCCGCTTTGCTTTTCCTATTCGTCTGGGCGACCAAGAAGACGACTGCGGCGAATGCGATCTTCCTTCAATACACCGCACCGATCTACATTCTCGTACTTGCTCCATTTGTAATTGGCGAGAAATTTCACTGGCGCGACCTGATCACGGTCGTCGTTGTGCTTGCCGGGATGAGCCTTTTCTTTGTCGGCCAGCTCCGGCTTGAGGATTACCAAGGCAACATCGCAGCGTTGTTCTCGGGGATATTTCTCGGGCTATACATAATGCTGTTGAGGCACCCAAAGGCGAAAGGATTCAATCCGACGATCGCTGTTATCTACGGCAACCTGCTGCTCGCGGCTCTTAATGCACCGACCGGAATTTCCGTTATCGGATCTATGACCGCGCTTGATTGGATCGCCGTCACGTTTCTGGGCGTGTTTCAGATCGGTGTTTCATACATACTTTTCATTAAAGGCGTTGTCGGCGGAACCCGCCCATTGGACGCGAGTTTGATCGGATTTATCGAACCGCTGCTGAATCCGGTTTGGGTGTTTATTTTT
The DNA window shown above is from Chloracidobacterium sp. and carries:
- a CDS encoding EamA family transporter, which codes for MQQSRSLRISPLYYVLIAVFLWSTGGLFIKLTTLDAYQVTFFRSLFAALTVIAITRKDGLKIDAFGVFTSIIYAALLFLFVWATKKTTAANAIFLQYTAPIYILVLAPFVIGEKFHWRDLITVVVVLAGMSLFFVGQLRLEDYQGNIAALFSGIFLGLYIMLLRHPKAKGFNPTIAVIYGNLLLAALNAPTGISVIGSMTALDWIAVTFLGVFQIGVSYILFIKGVVGGTRPLDASLIGFIEPLLNPVWVFIFVGEQPSKWAILGGAIIILAIAVHTTKQYAGRRSEQID
- a CDS encoding TetR/AcrR family transcriptional regulator; amino-acid sequence: MKRGRPRMFDLDQAIQKAMMLFWRKGFHGTTIPDLTAELGINRPSLYVAFGDKENLFRLALDRYRRDPASYVNRALAKPTAREAFEGLLYGVIDLLTDKNNPGGCLFVCGAMAGGEASRPLLDEMKKRRRDGEADIRERFERAIEEGDLPSSANAKALAKFATTQMWGLSVQSSTGSTRKELLAAAELAIKAFPAK
- a CDS encoding HD domain-containing protein — encoded protein: MSAKLRERLPIVEDVLGEREAVLSLNLTSYKNHVYRMVNFGLAFGDLSPAEEEKVIIAGCFHDLGIWNDGTFDYLRPSIALAREYLEQIHKPDWSDQISLMIGEHHKLRRHRGDALTEALRRADLVDISLGVIRFGLDPVFVRDVRTRFPNTGFHVGLLRTACSWVLHHPFNPVPVLKW
- a CDS encoding alpha/beta hydrolase, whose translation is MNESSFEGVGGLKIFNRTWKPESSPRAVMVLIHGFNAHSGYMTWPAEQLAAAGIACYALDLRGRGQSEGERFYVEEFTDYLGDVGKLVNIARTENPGLPVYLLGHSAGGVIATSYVYEHQDTIGGLVCHSFAFDVGLPHLVQLALEGIAKIVPHLHVFSLNNADFSRDPEHVERMNNDPLIHKESQPAETARVMLLAAEALKEHMPNFRVPVFIIHGTDDKATRSAGSQYFFDNAGSKDKTLRLYEGHYHDLLADLDKEKVMADILAWLDERIPAENAATA